GACGTACTACATCAACCAGTTCCTCTCGGCGTACTGCGACATGCGGGATAACCATAGCAGAGCTGACCTCCAGCCGAATATACAAATAGGTATGGTTATGTTGTGAATTAAATTATGTCGCAGAAAGCTTTGTTGGGGATCTGGAGAACAATTTGCTCGATTCCCTCAATGTACCCCTGCTGTAGGGAACAGATGAAACCATCAAGTTCAATTTTCACACTAGCAGCACTGCGTTGATGCATCCGTCGTTTTCCGGGTTGTTGGTGACCTGGGCATATTTCGCCCATACGACCTTTCCGGTTTGCGTGACCAGACCCAGCTCGCTCACGTTAACCTCGATGATGGTACCCTTCGTAATCACCCCAAGGCTCGTGTAGAGGTGCGATTGCGGATTCTTCTTGACGGAAATTATGTCCAAGAAGAATGTGGTTTTCAGCTCCGGGTGGGTGACGTGCGCTTTTTTGAATCGCAGTCCGGTGGGCCGAATGTACTTTTCGTACTTTGGCGGCTTTCGTGTGTAGTCCTCCGGTACGAAGCAGACTTTGTCTACCATGCGCTTCCACTGCTTCTTCTTGCGCTTGCCGGACTTCATAACTCTGAACATTTCGGCCTCGTTCATTTGCCGGACCTGAGTGATGTCACTTTAACGCGGCCATTTCACCAACCTTCGGAATGACAACGTTCCACTTCCCGGCCTTCTCCTTACGTTTTTGTTTGATCATGTTCGACAGGATCTTCGTGCGATTAACCTCCCCTCTCTCGAGCAGGTAGGCAGGTATGGCGCCTTCACCGGACGCAACCACTTCCTCCTTGGCCTCCTTTTCCTCATTGTTCTTGATTCTGAACAAGGAATTAGCAAGTTCAAAAGATGCGGTGATATGTTATATAGCTAACTCAGAAAGCGACTTACTGTTTCTTCATCTCGACCTTCTCCGCGTACCGCCGCATCCTGAAGATCTTGGCCTTGATGCCACGCATCTTCTGTACTTTCTTGCTCATCGTATGAGCCGCCCTCGCGGCCTTCTTGCGGCTGAAGCAGCGTTAGTTCGCATTTATACAGCGCTTTACGGTCATATACATTGCACAGAAAATAGAAGACAGCCATTGTCGCTGACCCGTTAATTTTCAGGATTTTCCGACTCAGCATTTTCTCCATTGGACATGTAGCGCAAACTATTAGCGGCACATCTAGTCGTGGCCGTTTTGCGGCGACCTGCCGTCCTACGACGGCCGCGCAATTACAAAATCGATCAAACTTACGTCCTCGTTTCATGATCGAAACGCCGCCCATGAAGGGCGATATGCCTTTCTATATATTCGTTCTGCGGCATTTTGTAAAGTGATGGCGATAAAGAGTGACCGAGTCACTGAGCCCGGGGGTATGTGCACATCCCGCTGTGCAGCACCTACACGTGGATAGACGAATGGCTATAAATAATGTACAGTGTAACGTGGTATATTTGTGTGCAAGTTATGGGCCTTATTTAATGCCAGCAAGTCGTGTTTCGGGTAGAATCACGGGAAGACTAAAGGTATACATCCGGATTCCGTGGTTTAGAAGTCAACTCTTAGTTCTAATCCGCCGGTAGTCACCGCGTGAATCCACATCGTAATGGATCGGCGACGAGAGGATTAAATTTTGAAAGAGTCGAAGAACAGCAGCGGATCTGGTGTCGACTGGAAATAATTTACAAGCACATTCTAGATAGACAGTATACATCTAAAGTATAAGAACGTGTAAATATTGTTTGTCAATCTATAACGTGGACTGTATGACAGAGAATGCACTGGATAACCCCTCTAGATGTCCGGATGTCGCGCACATCATTGGGCGTGCGACGTCGAGGTTTCACCGTTCCATTTCACATATAAGACATGGATATCATAAAAAGAGAAATAACAACCTTCAAAAGCGAGGTGCGCCAATTCATACGGCGCCCGCGCGAgaacatcgagcagctgcttgcAACAGCCTGCGTCCTGTTCACCGCCCTTATGCTTTGGAAGACGGCAAACCTCTATACAGGTAGGTACCGTTGATATTTAAGCACCTGTTTCATCACGATGGGCCGTTTGGTTGCATTTGTAGATTTGTCTTGCTACGATATGTGAACGTAGCGTATTGGTACCCTAGGTGTTTTTGCTTTTCAATTTATTCATGGCATTACAATAATCAATGGGTGTTGTTGAAATTGATTCATTTTATGAGTGAAACCACTTGTTTTGTTCCCGGTTAAGCCGTGGCTCGCTTCTGATGGGTAGATTGCTTCGGCCCGTGGCCAAGTCTGGCGGATTCCGTCCCATTCTAGAGCCTCTACCTTAGTAACGTTTACATGTGGTTTTTAACGTATGTATCCGTTATCTTTTTGGTCTCTTGTCTCTTGGCAATGTAATTGCGTCTTCGTCTACTGACTCATATTGCAGGTACCGACTCCCCCGTAGTGGTGGTGCTAAGCGGAAGCATGGAACCGGCATTTTACCGTGGCGACATCCTCTTCCTCATGAAGCACGATACGGTTTCAGCGGGTGATATCGTAGTTTTCAAGGTGCACGGCAGAGATATACCAATTGTGCACCGAACGTTAAGTTTGCACGCAAACAGCAACGAAATTAACGTCCTGACCAAGGGTGACAACAACGACGTCGCAGACCGTGGGCTGTATTCGAGAGGGCAGAAATGGCTGGATGGCAAGCATCTGGTTGGAACCGTCCTGATGCGAATACCCAAGTTCGGGATTATCACCATCATACTTAACGAGAATCGCGCTCTAAAATGGTCGCTTATATCAATGCTAATATATCTGGTACTAAGCGGCAAGGGATGAAAATGTGGGAGATTTCGGTCAAATGCCCTTCTCTGTATCACGCTGATCGCTGAGACGGCAAACGATGCCCACTCCATTGATCAGCAGTGAAAATTTTTCAGTCACATGACACATAATTGATGAAATCGCATATACACTGTTTTAGACTATATTAACGGTTGCGGTGACGTGCGCTACGTGGAGCCTGGCAACAAGTGGACTTCTCGGGTGAACCCCTTGAAGAGCCTGCGATTGGGGGAGCGCGTTTGCCCCACGACGTAAGGGCCTACGTCCAACACCGCACGAATGGCAGACACCGCCTTCTCTCTAGGTAACTTCTTTCGCGCTGATCTGGTTTGGTGCATTTCGGCCTCCTGCGGCGTAGACGGTGCCTGGTCGGGTGTCTTGCTTATTGCGTGAACGCTTCCAATGTCTGTGGTCGAATATATAGCGAGGAATAGGTTGCAAATACCTGATACTGGACCGCTTACGTGATCCTGCTCTTTTACAGCTGTGGTAGTGGCGGCAGTTGGCGTTGTGGGCTCGTTTGTTCCTGACCAGTTGATCTGGCATCGGGAAGCAAATGCGCGtttctcctcctcgtcgttgAAAATGACTTGCGATTTACACAGATCCTCATCGTTTACTTTCGGAGggcggcagctgcggaGGTCTTCCGCGCTGATGGTCCAACCTGCTCAAGTGTCCATGCAAGGTACGGGTCACCAACCTCGGGGGCACTGGAGCGACCAATTTATACCGTCATCGTCCTCCATGCACGGAAATACCACGTTGCTGCACTTGGACTCGAACAGCTTCTTTGATTCGATGTCCAGTGATCGCAAATCAAATGCATTGCTGCCCAAGGTAGCATGAGGTCGGCCAGCCTGCTTCATAATATCGATCAAAATGTCGCGGCAGCCGAATGCGCCGCTAGGAAGCACACAATATCCACCGGACTCTTCTTTCCAGAGCACTGCGGAGATTGATCGGCGAACAGACTTAAAATACCCGGGCAGCGGTTGTAGTCACGCTTGCAGTCGGAGCTGCATTCGAAAGGGATGTCGCATTCCAGAAGTTTCTTGCGTTTCATCTCTACAAATGGCATATTACCCCCTCATTTATACCTTGTGAACATACCCTGGGTGTAATACGTGAAGTAAGCGCGTTTCTCGCACGGCCCTTTGTACGATGCCGGCGCGTCACACGCCCCGTCCGGTGCCACGGTCCAGTCCAGTGGG
This genomic stretch from Babesia bigemina genome assembly Bbig001, chromosome : III harbors:
- a CDS encoding ribosomal protein Se8, putative; this translates as MPQNEYIERHIALHGRRFDHETRTRKKAARAAHTMSKKVQKMRGIKAKIFRMRRYAEKVEMKKQIKNNEEKEAKEEVVASGEGAIPAYLLERGEVNRTKILSNMIKQKRKEKAGKWNVVRQMNEAEMFRVMKSGKRKKKQWKRMVDKVCFVPEDYTRKPPKYEKYIRPTGLRFKKAHVTHPELKTTFFLDIISVKKNPQSHLYTSLGVITKGTIIEVNVSELGLVTQTGKVVWAKYAQVTNNPENDGCINAVLLV
- a CDS encoding signal peptidase, putative → MDIIKREITTFKSEVRQFIRRPRENIEQLLATACVLFTALMLWKTANLYTGTDSPVVVVLSGSMEPAFYRGDILFLMKHDTVSAGDIVVFKVHGRDIPIVHRTLSLHANSNEINVLTKGDNNDVADRGLYSRGQKWLDGKHLVGTVLMRIPKFGIITIILNENRALKWSLISMLIYLVLSGKG
- a CDS encoding Plasmodium falciparum CPW-WPC domain containing protein, putative, encoding MRRLRFYVFVFLWLWPPLAAFGRDDLLKLEIPENHGTKELYKAFKSEPKEEHVEERVGDLVASAASQESPKEIDPFTSKCVRDFAQPCPDGWTKVGDMCEAPASYKGDCARSVDTSEFTVERKMLFMEDCKVEWPCKSAVDRTDTQYCQDTERNFLQPCPENFLRHKQDSGYVCVPDFSGYMGPCNSIVDFTDFTRESKMIWAQTCGTTWPCMTVCPKVFDRCPLDWTVAPDGACDAPASYKGPCEKRAYFTYYTQEMKRKKLLECDIPFECSSDCKRDYNRCPVLWKEESGGYCVLPSGAFGCRDILIDIMKQAGRPHATLGSNAFDLRSLDIESKKLFESKCSNVVFPCMEDDDGINWSLQCPRGWTISAEDLRSCRPPKVNDEDLCKSQVIFNDEEEKRAFASRCQINWSGTNEPTTPTAATTTAVKEQDHVSGPVSGICNLFLAIYSTTDIGSVHAISKTPDQAPSTPQEAEMHQTRSARKKLPREKAVSAIRAVLDVGPYVVGQTRSPNRRLFKGFTREVHLLPGST